Proteins encoded in a region of the Candidatus Nitrosomarinus catalina genome:
- a CDS encoding 30S ribosomal protein S26e: MPLKRASRGRTKGGKGSSGTVQCTNCGQTVPKDKAKKVTSKLNLVEHTLAKELRAQGAYIASPTVLKHYCISCAIHFKILKIRSEDNRRKRGKLR, translated from the coding sequence ATGCCACTTAAGCGTGCAAGTAGAGGTCGTACAAAAGGAGGAAAAGGCTCTTCAGGAACAGTTCAATGTACAAACTGTGGACAAACAGTTCCAAAAGATAAAGCCAAAAAAGTCACTTCCAAATTGAACCTCGTCGAACACACATTAGCAAAAGAATTGAGAGCACAAGGCGCATACATTGCATCACCAACAGTTTTGAAACATTACTGTATTTCATGTGCAATTCATTTTAAAATTCTTAAAATTAGATCTGAAGACAACAGAAGAAAACGCGGTAAACTCCGATAG
- a CDS encoding CDP-alcohol phosphatidyltransferase family protein, with the protein MLNNLRESLRPALEKVGKGFAATGLSPNFWTVVGLVIALASAVVYGMGMEFGLIIGGILLLVSGFFDMVDGQVARVTGKTSKKGEYLDSMFDKISEVAIFLGILVGGYAEPYLVLLAITLSLLVSYARAKSDLINIKLQGIGIGERAERLLVIAIVGIIGFMDYAVVIVVIIAGITLIQRMIYTAKNISE; encoded by the coding sequence GTGTTAAATAATTTACGTGAATCTCTTCGTCCCGCCCTTGAAAAGGTAGGAAAAGGATTTGCTGCAACTGGATTGTCTCCAAACTTTTGGACTGTTGTAGGACTTGTAATTGCATTAGCTTCTGCTGTAGTTTACGGAATGGGTATGGAATTTGGATTAATTATTGGAGGTATCTTGTTACTTGTTTCAGGATTCTTTGACATGGTTGATGGTCAGGTTGCAAGAGTAACTGGCAAGACTTCTAAAAAAGGTGAATATCTTGATTCAATGTTTGATAAAATTTCTGAAGTTGCAATCTTTTTAGGAATTTTAGTTGGTGGATATGCAGAACCCTATCTTGTATTACTTGCAATAACTTTGTCTTTGTTAGTTAGTTACGCTAGAGCAAAATCCGATTTAATTAACATCAAACTTCAAGGAATTGGAATTGGTGAAAGAGCTGAAAGACTATTAGTAATTGCAATAGTTGGAATTATTGGTTTTATGGATTATGCAGTTGTTATTGTAGTGATAATAGCTGGCATTACATTGATACAAAGAATGATTTACACTGCAAAAAATATTTCTGAATAA
- the speB gene encoding agmatinase, whose protein sequence is MSFLDLYMNRNPLITGSDEGGEPVATIFGVPFDATHSYKPGCRFGADAIRDSFNNIEIFHPELGVDLETVNIEDLGNTRHTVVASELIDMLKKITTELVSKQKQLFILGGEHSITYGTYTSFPKETGYVVFDAHYDLRDEFADIRLSHASYLRRIVEERGSENILHVGARAFVKEELEFLTENKIKIISDKEIRDGKGPQLVKDHISTFDTVYSSFDLDVLDPAYAPGVGNPEAVGITSRELFDMIHSFEDTKVTGVDIVELNPYHDNGATASLAAKIISTMIAINVAQQ, encoded by the coding sequence ATGAGTTTTCTTGATTTATACATGAATAGGAATCCGCTAATTACTGGTTCTGATGAAGGTGGTGAACCCGTTGCTACAATTTTTGGAGTTCCTTTTGATGCTACGCATTCTTACAAACCTGGTTGCAGATTTGGGGCTGACGCAATTCGTGATTCCTTTAATAATATTGAAATTTTTCATCCTGAACTTGGTGTTGATTTAGAAACCGTAAATATTGAAGATTTAGGTAACACTCGTCATACTGTTGTTGCATCTGAACTGATTGATATGCTGAAAAAAATTACTACTGAACTTGTTTCTAAACAAAAACAACTTTTCATTTTAGGTGGTGAACACTCTATTACTTATGGAACTTATACTAGTTTCCCTAAAGAAACTGGGTATGTTGTATTTGATGCCCATTATGATTTACGTGATGAATTTGCAGATATTCGATTAAGTCATGCATCATACTTGAGAAGAATTGTGGAAGAACGTGGCTCTGAAAATATTTTGCATGTTGGTGCAAGAGCATTTGTAAAAGAGGAGTTAGAATTTCTTACTGAAAATAAAATCAAAATAATTTCTGACAAAGAAATTAGAGATGGTAAAGGCCCCCAATTAGTTAAAGATCACATATCTACTTTTGACACTGTATACTCTAGTTTTGATCTTGATGTTTTAGACCCTGCATACGCTCCTGGAGTTGGAAACCCCGAAGCTGTTGGCATTACATCTAGAGAATTATTTGATATGATTCATTCCTTTGAAGATACAAAAGTAACTGGAGTTGATATTGTAGAATTAAATCCTTATCATGATAATGGCGCAACTGCTTCATTAGCTGCAAAGATTATCTCCACAATGATTGCCATAAATGTGGCTCAGCAATAA
- a CDS encoding threonine--tRNA ligase, with translation MRILQLHCDSIEYTPTKKEIKSAEDIENPQTQRLEELVVVFVAIEDGDDSSVAQNAISQIKESMQKIGCKKLLLYPYAHLSSNLAKPSVAISLLKEMESSASDLEVSHSPFGWTKSYKLQVKGHPLAESSKVITKDSPSAKPDSELTSEALKGESKIRSIWKIMSPDGTMSNIADFDFSKHPKLEILAKYEAAKQRHVDQPPPHVALMKKMGIADYETASDSGNMRFFPNGRLIKSLIERYVTDRVKEYGGYEVETPIMYDSEHPSMVSYFNRFPARQYNIDSDGKKLFLRFAACFGQFLMANHFQMSFKNLPYKLYELTRYSFRREQSGELVGLRRLRAFTMPDCHAFCGDMTQAIDEIKVRFDLSQSVLENLGIQKSDYDMAIRFTEDFYNENKSTIEELVKKNGKPVLVEMWTEKFFYFVLKWEFNFIDNLGKASALSTDQIDVENGDRYGIEFVDENNNKKHPIILHNSPSGAIERIIYALLEKAATDSHEGRKPQLPLWLSPTQVRIIPLKEEFYDFCEKLTDKISTNSVRVDIDDRNESIGKRIREAEKEWIRYILVIGEKEANSENLSIRDRTTGAVRELSFDEFITEINEQTQGKPFTGLNFPKHISKRPNLMV, from the coding sequence ATGCGAATTTTACAATTACATTGTGATAGCATAGAGTATACTCCTACAAAAAAAGAGATTAAAAGTGCAGAAGATATTGAAAATCCTCAAACTCAAAGACTTGAAGAACTAGTTGTTGTTTTTGTTGCCATCGAGGACGGTGATGATTCTAGTGTTGCACAAAATGCTATATCTCAAATTAAAGAATCTATGCAAAAAATTGGCTGCAAAAAATTACTCTTATACCCTTATGCTCATTTAAGCTCTAATCTTGCAAAACCATCTGTTGCAATTTCATTACTAAAAGAAATGGAATCTTCTGCTTCTGATTTGGAAGTTTCTCATTCTCCATTTGGTTGGACAAAATCATACAAATTACAAGTTAAAGGACACCCCTTAGCTGAAAGTTCAAAGGTTATAACAAAAGATTCCCCATCTGCAAAACCTGACTCTGAATTAACTTCTGAAGCATTAAAGGGTGAATCTAAAATTCGATCAATTTGGAAAATTATGTCTCCGGACGGAACAATGTCTAATATTGCTGATTTTGATTTTTCAAAACATCCAAAATTAGAAATTTTGGCAAAATATGAAGCTGCAAAACAACGTCATGTTGATCAACCTCCTCCACATGTTGCACTAATGAAAAAAATGGGTATTGCTGATTATGAAACTGCATCTGATTCAGGTAATATGAGATTTTTCCCAAATGGTCGACTAATAAAATCTCTAATTGAGCGATACGTAACTGATAGAGTGAAAGAATATGGTGGTTATGAAGTGGAAACTCCAATCATGTATGATTCTGAACATCCAAGTATGGTTAGTTACTTCAATCGATTCCCTGCACGTCAATACAATATTGATTCTGATGGAAAAAAATTATTTCTAAGATTTGCTGCTTGTTTTGGACAATTCCTTATGGCAAATCATTTTCAAATGTCTTTCAAAAATTTACCTTACAAACTTTATGAACTTACAAGGTATAGTTTTAGGCGTGAACAATCTGGTGAATTAGTTGGATTAAGACGACTTAGAGCATTCACCATGCCTGACTGTCATGCATTTTGTGGTGACATGACACAAGCCATTGACGAAATAAAGGTAAGATTTGATTTATCTCAAAGTGTTCTTGAAAATCTTGGAATCCAGAAATCTGATTACGATATGGCAATTAGATTTACTGAAGATTTCTATAATGAGAATAAATCTACAATTGAAGAATTAGTCAAAAAGAATGGAAAACCTGTATTAGTTGAAATGTGGACTGAAAAATTCTTTTATTTTGTTTTAAAATGGGAATTCAATTTTATTGATAATCTTGGAAAAGCATCTGCTCTTTCTACTGATCAAATTGATGTTGAAAACGGGGATAGATATGGAATTGAATTCGTTGATGAAAATAATAATAAAAAACACCCAATAATTTTACACAATTCCCCAAGTGGTGCTATTGAAAGAATCATTTACGCCCTATTAGAAAAAGCTGCTACTGATTCACATGAAGGCAGAAAACCACAATTGCCATTATGGTTATCTCCTACCCAAGTTAGAATAATTCCATTAAAAGAAGAATTTTATGATTTTTGTGAAAAATTAACTGATAAAATTTCTACAAACTCTGTACGTGTCGACATTGATGATCGAAATGAGAGTATTGGAAAGAGAATTCGTGAAGCTGAAAAAGAATGGATTAGATATATTCTTGTAATTGGTGAAAAAGAAGCAAACTCTGAAAATCTGAGTATTCGTGACAGGACAACTGGGGCAGTTAGAGAATTATCTTTTGATGAATTCATTACTGAAATTAATGAGCAAACGCAGGGTAAACCATTTACAGGTTTGAACTTTCCAAAACATATTTCCAAACGTCCAAATCTTATGGTGTAG